The segment AatgtgtacatatgtatataaagTAATATGTGTAGTAGTGTTCCAATTATCTTCTTATTAATTCGGTGCAGGGGTAATGCCATCATTTCACATTTTGGACTTTGGTCAAGGGCAGCAATTTTTATATTGGCCTTTGAGGTATTTTTGTATTAAAAGTTATGTTATTGGGGGGTTAGGtgattatgtgatttttttgGGAGATTTCTTATGTAATATGTGTTGGCTCCCTCAAAAAGCCTTAAGGTATATATAAGTTTAAAACTTCTAGCTTGCTCCATCAGCTTTTAGTTACTTTTTCTAGGGAGAGATTCTGCAGAAAGCTATAGCTTCAAACCAGCTAGGGTTTTGAAGCATTAAGAGGTTAAGGTTTTGAGGAGTCAACCCCGTGATGCCTTTCGATCGCTTTACGCTACAGTACGCATGAGAGGCTAGCAAAAGCTGTTGATTTTCTTTATTGTCCTGATTTGAAAGTGTTCAGATTTCAAATATTTCTCCTAATTTTGGGTGAATACTTGATGTTCTATTTTGATCTACTCCTAGTACCAGTTGTTTGTGGAAGATTTGGCATGAGTTTGCTattctgaaaattttcagcacttattTTCTAGTTTATCTACTCTattttttgttgttgtttgcatcaaattgatatcagagtaagttctttccttgttgttgtttgttcATAGGTTTATTAAGTTTTGAACTATGAGAATGATGGCCGTAAGAGATGGAAGAGGAAATCGTGGCCATAGGAGCAGATGTGTTACTGTTGAGAACTTGAGATGTTTGAAGCACTACAAGAGCAAGTTTAGTAATTTATTTGTTTGGTTATTCAACTAAATAATAACCATAATCATGGGGATGAGAGCGACCGAGAATCTGATCATGTTAGGGAGGCTGAAAATGAACTAAATCATGTGTCAAAGGCAGAAAATGATAGCTCTAATGATGGACGCATATCTTTTTTGGGAAGACCTGTTCATCATAATAAGAGGCCTCAACTATGGGAAACTTGCATTGTACGTGCTCTACAAAATTTCAAAGAATATAGGGTTTAAGTTTATATTGCAAAATTTGATGGAGACATAGAAGCAAAAGAATTTTTGGACTGGATAGACAGCATTGAAAGTTATTTTGATTGGAAAGAAGTGCctgaaaaaagaaagatgaaacttATAGGAGTAAAGCTAATAGGTCCAGCTTCTACTTGGTAGAAATGCTATCAAAATGATCAAGAATCAAGGGAAAAAAGGAAGGTTAGAAGATGGGACAAGATGAAAGAATAGTTAAAAGCTCAATTTTTGCCTTGGGATTATGAACGGACTTCGTACGAAAGCATGTAGAACTTAAGGCAACATGAGAAAATTGTGGAGTACACCCATGAGTTTCATAGATTGTCATTGAGAAGTTATTTTGTTGAAACTGAAAGCCAAAGGGTCAACATATATGTGAATGGTCTCAGAATAGCCATACAAGATCAAGTAAGCTTACAATGGCCTTATAAAGTGAGTAATGCTTATCAACTTGCATAAAAAGTTGAGGCCCAGCTCACTCATGGATCCTCTAAAAAGATTAGAAATGATTGCAGCAGTGGTGCATCAATTAGTAAGGTGAGTAATACTGCTCAAGGTGGTCGAATAGCAACTCCCACTCGTCCTAATCAACAAGTGACTGTTAATAATGGGAAGGAAGTTCAAACATAACAAAACACTCAAGGGCCAATGACTAATAAATGCTATAGGCACTTTGAAGTTGGGCATAAGTCCAATGAGTGTCCAAATAGGGCTAATGTTTGTGTTAATCTTGCTGAGAATCATGAgatagaatttaaaaaaaaaattgctaataTGAATTATGTGGGTCAACAAGTTGAAGCTTGCGAGGTGTATGGTGTTGAGAAGAAGGAATTGAAGATGATAAAGTTAGCAAAGTGCTTGTCATCCAACATTCCATGTTTGCACTGCCAGTTAACAACAAAGATGACTAGTTTTGTAAGAATATATTCTGAACGCATTGTATCACGGGAGGAAAGCTTTGCAATTTGATTATTTATAATGGAAGTAGTGAGAATCGATTGCTCAAGAGATGGTGGATAAGCTGAAACTCAAGCTAGAGAGACACCCACAACCATATCACATTCTTTGGTTTAACAAAGAAAATGAGGTAATTGTCTCCTCAAGATGTCTTGTTAATTTTTTCATTGGATTTTTTAAAGAGTCAGTGTATTGTGATGTGGTGCCAATGGATGCTTTCCATATTCTACTTGGCCGACCTTGGCAATATGATCGAGGTACACTCCATGATGGCAGCAAGAACACTTATTCTTTCTTTGTGAAGGATGGTGATAAGAAGAAAAAGCTTGTATTGAAACTTATGAGAGATGATAATGTCACAAGGAAAGGGGTATTCatcttctcttctaaatatgaATGAGTTTGTAGATGAAAGCAAAAAGAGTGGAGTTATATATGTTTTCATCAGGATGGAAGAAACGTAGCTACAAATGGTGCCTGAAAATGTGAAGGGCTTTTGGAGAAATTTGCTAATGTTATATCCAAAGAATTATCTGATGGTTTACCTCTCATGAGGGAGATATAACACTATATTGATTTGGTACTGAGGGCTACACTACTAACCCTATCACACTATCGAATGAGTCCAAAAGAGCATGATGAACTTTAGAGGTAAGTTTTGGAACTTCTTAGGAATGGCTTTATTCAAGAGAGCCTAAGTTCGTGCACTGTGCCAACTTTGTTAACTCCTAAGAAGGATGGGTCATGGAAAATGCATGTGGATAGTAGAGCTGTTAACAAGATAACAATCAAGTATTGATTTTCAATCTCAAGATTGAATATTATGTTTAGACATGTTATCGGactctaaaatcttttcaaagattgaCTTGAAGAGTGGTTATCATTAAATAAAGATAAGATCAGGAGATGAGTGGAAGACAGCTTTCAAGATCAAAGTAAGGCTCTATGAATGGCTGGTTGTGCCGTTTGAGCTTTCAAATGCTCCCAACATTTTTATGAGATTCATGAATCAGGTGCTAAAACCTTTCATTGGGAAGTTTGTTATTATCTACTTCGATGGTGTATAGCAAGGATGGCAAACATCATGTAGAACATTTAAGGGTTGTCCTAGAGCTTCTGAGGCAAAATAAATTGGATGCAAATGCAAAGAAGTGCAGGTTTATGAAAGAAAAATTGGAgtttctaggattttttgtttcAGTCAAGTGTGTAGAGGTGGATTTGATGAAGATTCAAGCTATTATAAGTTGGTGTACTTCAAAGATATTGATAAAAATTAGAAGTTTCCATGGCTTGGcaattttttataaaagattTGTCAAGAACTTTAGCATTGTAATGGCTCCAATTACAAAATGCCTCGAGGATAGAAAGTGCACTTGGAATGCAAAGATTGAAGAGAGTTTTCAAGACATAAAGAGGATGATAACAAAAGCACCAATACTAGCCTTACTGAATTTTGATAAGCTCTTGAAGTGAATTGTGATGCACCCAAGATTAAGATTGGAGGTGTTTTAAGGCAAGAGGGACATTCGGTGGCATACTTTAGTAAGAAACtcaatgaagtttgataaaactaTTCAACTTATGATATTGCGTTTTATGCTACTATCCAGGCCTTgaaattttggcatgattatcTGATCCAAAGGGAGTATCTTCCATTCATTTTATGAAGCTTTGCGACATCTAAATTCTCAAAACAAGTTAAATAAAAGATATGCAAAATAGATGGCATTTCTGCAAGAATACACATTTTTCCTGCAATATAAAGTTGGTGTGCAAAACAAAGTGGTTGATGCTTTGAGTAGAAGGGTCTACTTATTAAAGACTATGCCTACTAGTGTTGTTGGCTTAGAGGTGATTAAGGAGCAATAGTTAGAGGATCCTTATTTTCAAGGAATACTTAAAAAACATACAGCAAAAGATAGCATAGTGTGTGCAGAATATGTTGTTAATAATGGATATTTGTTCAAAGGTATTAAGTTGTGCATACCCGAGGGGCCCCTAAGAGATTTCTAATTGCTGAACTACATGGAGAGGATTGTGGAGGTCATTTTGGTAGGGAGAAGACACTGAATTTGATGGCTGATAAGTACTTTTAGCCACCTATGAGATTCGATGTGTATCGACATGTTGATAAATGCTGTACAAGTCAAGTTTTCAAGGGATAGCAGCAAAATATAGGCCTGTAAACCCCATTATCAATTCCTATAGCTCCATGGGTTGAAGATAGTATAGATTTTGTGTTGggattaccaaggacaataaggGGAGTTTATTTCATTTTCATCGTTATGGATCGGTTCTTCAAGATGGCTCATTTTATTGCTTGTAAGAAGACTTTAGACGCAACTCATATAGGAAATCTTTTATTTTAAGAAGTGGTCAGATTGCATGGGGTGCTTAAAATTATCACATCTGATCAAGatttcaagtttcttaaccatttTTGAAAGACTTTATAGAAGCTATTGCCGACCAAATTGCAGTATAGAAGTGCGTATCACCCCCAGACAATGGGTGAAATAGAAATGGTTAATCACAGCTTGGGAAAATTTGTTACGGTGTATTGCACAAGACAACAGTAGGCAATGGGACTTAATCCTACCACAAACTGAATTTGTCTATAACAGCACTATCAATAGGTCGACTGAGAAGAGACCTTTTCAGTTGGTGTATGGGTGGAATCTGAATCAGGTTGTTGATCTTGTGGATGTATTAAATCAGCCACGAGTTAGTGATGATGCTATTGCTTATAcagaaaatttgaaagaaattcaaaaagagatTCGAAGAAAGCTGATAGAAGTGAACAAATGGTACAAAGAAACTATTGATCGCCATTGAAGGTTCAAAGAGTACAATATTGGGGATTGGGTCATAGTTTTTCTTCGAAAAGAAAAGTTTCCACTAGGCACTTATCACAAGCTGAAGAGCAAGAAGATTGGCCCTTGCAAAATCCTCCATAGATTTGATAAAAATGCCTAAGAAGTTGACCTCTCTTATGATTTAGATATTTTTCCCATCTTCAATGTTGCTGATCTTTATAGTTTTCATAGTGATTTGAGATCATAAATGCATAGTACTAAAGGTGAAGCATCAACATAGCTATCTAGAAACATGAAAGATACTTTTGAAAGAGTAATCCAAGTATAAGAGATCAAGACTAGAGCATGTCCGATTCTTTATTAAATAGGTAGGAAAGCCTGATCATGATAACTTATGGAAGGCTGCCAAAATGGCAACTTGTATGGAGATGAGTTCTTTCTAATGAGGGGAGGatgatacatatgtacatatgtatacaaAGTAAAATATTCAATAGTATTCTAGTTATCTTCTTATTAATTATGTGCAGGAGTAATATCATCAATTTATATTTTGAGCTTTGGTCAAGGACAGCAATTTTTATATGAGCCTTTGGGGTGTTTTTGTATTAAAAGTTATGCTCTTGGGGTGCTAGGAGATTATATGGTCTTTTGTTGGATTTCTTTATATGTTGGCTTTCTCAAAAATCCTTAGGATAAATATAAGTTTGAAACTTCCGATCTACTCCATCaatttttacttattttttttagaaagaaaTTCTACAAAGAGCTACAACTCCAAACTAGCTAGAATTTTGAATTATTAGGAGGCTAAGATTTTGAAGAGCTGACTCCACCACACCTTCTAATTCCTCTACCGCTACAGTATGTGTGAAAAGCTAGCAAAAattgttgattttttttctgTCATCCTAATTTGAAAATGTTCaaatccaaatattttttttctaattttgaaTAAATACTTGATGTTCTATCTTGATCTAGTTCTAATACCaattatttgtaaaaaattcagcATGAGTTTATTGTTCTTAAAATTTTCaacacttattttttaatttatctacGGTAGTTTCTGTTGCTGTTTACACTTTGACATATCAAGGACACATACGATGAAGCCATGTCTCAGCGTAACAAAGCCAAATTTAAAGCTTTTCAATGTACTTCTCAGCAGCTGTTGTCATAGGACCCAAAATAACAaccagaaaaaggaaaaaaaattgaaaacagACCTCGATGTAAAGCCTCCCCACCTCCACCCCAGTCAGGAATCAAGTACCAATCAAGGTTTCAAtcagacccaaaaaaaaaaaaaaaaaaaaaatttgtgatgtcCAGGCCCGGGCAGGCATCCTTACTAGAAGACACCagacaatcatcaaatgatggcCAACCGATTTATATCATAATCCAGAGCCCTTTGCTCTCGAGTAGTTTTTTCCCTTATGCTCAAATTTCAGGTTGTCTTCCTCCTGTGCATTTGACTCTCAAGAAGGCCTTGCACAATCAATGCATAAGAACAGCAAAACCCATACCATCGCTCAAAGCAGAGCATTCAGCTTTAAGATGAAGTTGGCTTCAGCATGGACCCCCAGAAGCAATGAATTCTTGTTACAAACCAACTAGCCAGACTCGAGAGCCCAGGTCATGATTTTCTGGCCTAGACTGCAGCCAGTAAAGAACAAAGTCCAATCGCCAAAGTTTGGTTTTGAATCTAAGACATGCTTGATAGAGTAAACTACTTACTTAACTATCTCATATGTAGGAAACGCAATCAATAATCCGTTAAGCTTATGGTAAATGTTCGAAACTTTCAGCATCAACATTAAAATATCAGacatgataaaattgattagcaaACAATCAGAAGTCTTGTCAAGAATAATGCAATGGCCATGGACTTTGCTACTTAATAAAGGTTCGAAGCTGACAATTATAGACTGAAGAGGGAAATCCTAAAACCAAAACTGCCAAAGACCACCGTAGCTCATGGATGATGGACCAGAACTGTAGCAATTCAAGGAACAACGACAATCCGTCCTGCTACTTGATCTAGATCACGTTGCCCCTGGGAAGTTATTTTCCTCCCACTGAAACATGAAAAGAGAGAACACAGTGAGACTATATAGAATCCAAAAACCAAGTGTCCTACAGAGTAATTATCTAAAACTATGAGAAAGCAATGATCTGACTCTACattaaaagagagagaaaaacaagcAGGTATCACTCACCCTCTTGGATCAATCTCAATAATGCTCATATTCTGCAATTGTTGCAAGATGTGGCGAGCTATTGCACCACTGCTCTTGCAAAAATGTGGCGGACGGGATCCATTCCTCTTGCGCCCTCCATAAATCTTCTGGAAACCACCAACGCCAGTACCCTGTCTCAGATAGATCTTTCTTGCCATGGAAGCTGCAAAGTGAAACAAATGGATGTCACTGGAGAGAAGCTGGATGTAGTAATGACCACTTCCTACCGGGTACATCACTAGGATAACACCCAAGAAGTATGAAGGATAAAAACCATGTGAAGGTTGATTACCAGCTCTGACGTAGTACCAATCAGGGTCATATGGAGCAAGCTCTTTGAACCTCCCAGTCTTCACAATATCAGTCCAATGAGGAAGTTCCATCTATGCACAGAACCAAAAGTTGATAATCAAAGCTACATTAGGAggttcactttttttctttttttttctttttatgctgTAGCTAATGCAAAAATTGCCTTTGCAGGTGCAATTGTTTCCAATGCATAGCCAAATCCCCTTATCAAACATTGTCACGAAGCTAGATATTGATTGTATCATATGTCTTCTTCACCTATATGTCTTCCATATCTAAGAATCTAAGATACATGTGGAAAGGTATTGTGAACCAACCACAAAGATGTAAGGAAGCACATCAGATAGAATATGTCACTGCTTAGAaagcacaagaaaaaaaaattataaaatatattttatttttaaaagtgGATCTCAAAAATCTTAGCTACATTAGAAAAACTGCTTAGCATATTTTAGTAAGATCTAAaacatatcatgtccaaaaagaTGTAAAATACAAGCAGCACGAGGCAGCTTTACAGTAGACCTGAGCATTTCAGGCCCAACCCACCTGGCTAGAAATTGGAGGGGTCCAGGTAGAACTTTCTGGCCATACTGAGGTTTCTAGGCTTGACAAAATTTGGGGCCGGGCTTGGGTTCACCCAAAGTTGGCATAGCTAACCTGAGCCAGCATgactattaaattattattaaatattggatataatataaataaacatTAGTACATATATCTTTTTAACCTAACTGCGGAAGGTTCGCTGGCCCTCTCCCTTCTTCCCCTTCCCCGTAAAAGGGGAGATTATCAGACCAGCAACCATGCATGCGAGCTAGTGATCTGAACCAAGTACCATTCCCTCCTCCCCTGCATCCTCCCATCTCCCTTCCCCCAACCCAGGCATCAACACCAGCACAGCCACAACCACTGAACACCTCCGCCCTTGCCTCATAAGCATCTCCATCTGTACTATCTTCAACCATGCCACCCAACAGACCATGACTTGCCGATGGGTTtcctcccttcttcctctcttcctccctccctccctatCTCATTCCCACTCTTAATGCTGCCCTAGATCCCTCACACTCCCTTTTACCCACCCTCCTCTCTCAAGCCCCCTCTCCTTGCCCAATCCCAGCTGTGAAGCCCATGATAGGCTCCAATCAACCATCCAGGCGCATGATAGCAAAATTCATTTCCATTTCCAATTTAATTCTCATTGGctttcattattttttgcatGCATAGACCTGCTGAGCTCCACCCAATACCTATTGTATGTTCACATCAGCTCCTACAGATGAAGATTACCAAAAAGGGATAGGCTCATTCAAAATGTAATAAGAATTCAAGAGAATTAAGGTTGTATTTAATATGTGGTTGAAAGTTCTAGAATGATAGGAAAATAT is part of the Elaeis guineensis isolate ETL-2024a chromosome 15, EG11, whole genome shotgun sequence genome and harbors:
- the LOC105058066 gene encoding small ribosomal subunit protein eS19y: METRAVKDVSPHDFVKAYAAHLKRSGKMELPHWTDIVKTGRFKELAPYDPDWYYVRAASMARKIYLRQGTGVGGFQKIYGGRKRNGSRPPHFCKSSGAIARHILQQLQNMSIIEIDPRGGRKITSQGQRDLDQVAGRIVVVP